One region of Clavibacter michiganensis subsp. tessellarius genomic DNA includes:
- a CDS encoding glycosyltransferase family 4 protein has product MRVAVVSESFLPTVNGVTTSVCRVLEHLRDRGHEVLVIAPDAGAPAEFAGFRVHGVPAIAYRQFPVGIPNPQVLRLLTDFAPDVLHAASPLFLGAQAIAAATRIDTPSVAVFQTDVAGYARRNGLAATAPSVWRLVRWIHQGADLTLAPSSAAAADLAAAGVERVARWGRGVDLDRYHPRNRAMDDAVALRRRVAPGGETVVGYVGRIAPEKQLERMQALRGIPGARFLIAGDGPSQASARRALAGMPVTWLGRVGGRELAAAYAAMDVFVHTGTEETFGQTVQEAHASGLPVVAPHAGGPIDLVDHGRDGFLFDPASPRDADLRRLVAELAASEPMRLRMGEAGRRAVLGRSWATIGDELIGHYGRAVSARRSSLASADPTAPDAVPVGA; this is encoded by the coding sequence ATGCGCGTAGCCGTCGTCAGCGAGAGCTTCCTCCCCACCGTCAACGGCGTCACCACGAGCGTCTGCCGTGTCCTCGAGCACCTGCGGGACCGCGGGCACGAGGTGCTCGTGATCGCCCCCGACGCCGGGGCCCCGGCGGAGTTCGCGGGCTTCCGCGTGCACGGCGTCCCCGCCATCGCCTACCGGCAGTTCCCCGTCGGGATCCCGAACCCGCAGGTGCTGCGCCTCCTCACCGACTTCGCGCCGGACGTGCTGCACGCGGCCTCCCCCCTCTTCCTCGGCGCGCAGGCGATCGCCGCCGCCACCCGCATCGACACCCCCTCGGTCGCGGTGTTCCAGACCGACGTCGCCGGGTACGCGCGCCGCAACGGCCTCGCCGCGACCGCGCCGTCCGTGTGGCGGCTGGTGCGGTGGATCCACCAGGGCGCCGACCTGACCCTCGCGCCCTCGAGCGCCGCGGCCGCCGACCTCGCCGCCGCGGGCGTCGAGCGCGTCGCGCGCTGGGGCCGCGGCGTGGACCTCGACCGCTACCACCCGCGCAACCGCGCCATGGACGACGCGGTCGCGCTCCGCCGCCGGGTCGCCCCGGGCGGGGAGACGGTCGTCGGCTACGTGGGGCGCATCGCGCCCGAGAAGCAGCTCGAGCGGATGCAGGCGCTCCGCGGCATCCCCGGCGCGCGCTTCCTCATCGCGGGCGACGGCCCGAGCCAGGCCTCCGCCCGCCGGGCCCTCGCCGGCATGCCCGTCACCTGGCTCGGCCGCGTCGGCGGACGCGAGCTGGCGGCCGCCTACGCCGCCATGGACGTGTTCGTGCACACCGGCACCGAGGAGACCTTCGGCCAGACGGTGCAGGAGGCGCACGCCTCCGGCCTCCCCGTCGTCGCCCCGCACGCGGGCGGCCCCATCGACCTCGTCGACCACGGCAGGGACGGCTTCCTCTTCGACCCCGCGTCGCCGCGGGACGCGGACCTGCGCCGGCTCGTCGCCGAGCTGGCCGCGAGCGAGCCGATGCGCCTCCGCATGGGCGAGGCCGGTCGCCGGGCGGTCCTCGGCCGGTCGTGGGCCACCATCGGCGACGAGCTGATCGGCCACTACGGCCGCGCGGTCTCCGCCCGCCGGTCGTCCCTCGCCTCCGCGGATCCGACGGCGCCCGACGCCGTGCCCGTCGGAGCCTGA
- a CDS encoding mannose-1-phosphate guanylyltransferase, which translates to MAEQTSAISRFYSVIPAGGVGSRLWPLSRADAPKFLHDLTGSGRTLLRDTWERLAPLSGEDRIMVVTGRAHRAAVEAQLPELADLNVVLESEGRDSTAAIALAAAILERREPGVIIGSFAADHVIADPDRFRDTVREAVIAADAGYITTIGITPTEPATGFGYIHTGKALSIADAPHALEVASFVEKPSIGVARGYVKGGTHLWNAGMFIARADRLLEELGRTEPELLKGVLELAEAWDTADRGVVVDRVWPNLKKIAIDYAVAEPAAARGALAVIPGRFAWDDVGDFASVAKMHSNGRKSDLVILGEDARVLADASSGIVVANSKRVISLIGVRDIVVVDTPDALLVTTKENAQRVKSVVDALKLSGGTDVL; encoded by the coding sequence ATGGCCGAGCAGACGAGCGCGATCTCCCGTTTCTACAGCGTGATCCCCGCGGGGGGAGTGGGCTCGCGGCTCTGGCCACTCTCGCGCGCCGACGCCCCGAAGTTCCTGCACGACCTCACCGGATCCGGTCGCACGCTCCTCCGGGACACGTGGGAGCGCCTCGCCCCGCTGTCCGGCGAGGACCGGATCATGGTCGTCACCGGCCGCGCCCACCGCGCCGCCGTCGAGGCCCAGCTGCCCGAGCTCGCCGACCTCAACGTCGTGCTGGAGAGCGAGGGCCGGGACAGCACCGCGGCCATCGCGCTCGCCGCCGCCATCCTCGAGCGCCGGGAGCCCGGCGTCATCATCGGCTCCTTCGCGGCCGACCACGTCATCGCCGACCCGGACCGCTTCCGCGACACCGTGCGCGAGGCCGTCATCGCCGCGGACGCCGGCTACATCACCACCATCGGCATCACGCCCACGGAGCCCGCGACCGGGTTCGGCTACATCCACACCGGCAAGGCGCTCAGCATCGCCGACGCCCCGCACGCCCTCGAGGTCGCCTCCTTCGTGGAGAAGCCGAGCATCGGCGTCGCGCGCGGCTACGTGAAGGGCGGCACGCACCTCTGGAACGCGGGCATGTTCATCGCCCGCGCGGACCGCCTCCTGGAGGAGCTCGGCCGCACCGAGCCGGAGCTCCTGAAGGGCGTGCTCGAGCTCGCCGAGGCGTGGGACACCGCCGACCGCGGCGTGGTCGTCGACCGCGTCTGGCCGAACCTCAAGAAGATCGCCATCGACTACGCGGTCGCCGAGCCGGCCGCCGCGCGCGGGGCCCTCGCCGTGATCCCCGGCCGCTTCGCCTGGGACGACGTGGGCGACTTCGCGTCCGTCGCCAAGATGCACTCGAACGGGCGGAAGTCCGACCTCGTGATCCTCGGCGAGGACGCCCGCGTGCTCGCCGACGCGTCGAGCGGCATCGTGGTCGCCAACAGCAAGCGCGTCATCAGCCTCATCGGCGTGCGGGACATCGTGGTGGTCGACACCCCCGACGCCCTGCTCGTCACGACGAAGGAGAACGCGCAGCGCGTGAAGAGCGTGGTGGACGCGCTCAAGCTCAGCGGCGGGACCGACGTCCTGTAG
- a CDS encoding BMP family lipoprotein, whose amino-acid sequence MPRIRRVVRAASLPLALLAAASLAGCGAAPDPSASTTAGASGYCARMVTNSGGLQDRSFNQSSWEGLQRAEQELGIQADVLVSTSETDLAPNVEQAVGTGCGFILTVGYELAEATTAAAAENPDVHFSIVDEVVDAPNVKPLVFDTAQASYLAGYLAAGVSETGKVGTFGGGNQPPVTLFMDGFVDGVAAYNQAHGTSVQALGWDAAAQDGTFTGDFEDVSKGQNTTQNLLDQGADVIMPVAGQVGEGAASAILAHGSGKLIWVDNDGYDTLPAEYRPLLLTSVLKDTGQAVVDIVGDDQQGTFSSEPYVGTLANGGVGLAQYHDLAASVSPELQSELDALKARIVSGDVQVKSISTP is encoded by the coding sequence ATGCCCCGCATCCGCCGCGTCGTCCGCGCCGCCTCCCTGCCCCTCGCCCTCCTGGCCGCCGCGTCCCTGGCGGGCTGCGGCGCCGCCCCCGATCCGTCCGCCAGCACCACCGCGGGCGCGAGCGGCTACTGCGCCCGCATGGTCACGAACTCCGGCGGCCTCCAGGACCGCTCGTTCAACCAGTCGAGCTGGGAGGGCCTGCAGCGCGCCGAGCAGGAGCTCGGCATCCAGGCCGACGTGCTCGTCTCCACCTCGGAGACCGACCTCGCGCCGAACGTGGAGCAGGCCGTCGGCACGGGGTGCGGATTCATCCTCACCGTGGGCTACGAGCTGGCGGAGGCGACCACCGCGGCGGCCGCCGAGAACCCCGACGTGCACTTCTCCATCGTCGACGAGGTCGTCGACGCCCCGAACGTGAAGCCGCTCGTCTTCGACACGGCGCAGGCCTCCTACCTCGCGGGCTACCTCGCGGCGGGCGTCAGCGAGACCGGCAAGGTCGGCACGTTCGGCGGCGGCAACCAGCCGCCCGTCACCCTCTTCATGGACGGCTTCGTCGACGGCGTCGCCGCGTACAACCAGGCGCACGGCACGAGCGTCCAGGCGCTCGGCTGGGACGCGGCCGCGCAGGACGGCACGTTCACCGGCGACTTCGAGGACGTGTCGAAGGGCCAGAACACGACGCAGAACCTGCTCGACCAGGGCGCCGACGTGATCATGCCCGTCGCCGGCCAGGTGGGGGAGGGCGCCGCGTCGGCGATCCTCGCGCACGGCAGCGGCAAGCTGATCTGGGTCGACAACGACGGCTACGACACCCTCCCCGCGGAGTACCGGCCGCTCCTGCTGACGAGCGTGCTGAAGGACACCGGGCAGGCCGTGGTCGACATCGTGGGCGACGACCAGCAGGGCACCTTCTCCTCGGAGCCCTACGTGGGGACGCTCGCCAACGGCGGCGTGGGCCTCGCGCAGTACCACGACCTCGCGGCCTCGGTGTCGCCCGAGCTGCAGTCCGAGCTCGACGCGCTGAAGGCCCGGATCGTCTCCGGCGACGTGCAGGTGAAGTCGATCTCGACCCCCTAG
- a CDS encoding BMP family lipoprotein, producing MTITTRKAALGGLAAVGITAILAGCGAAPESTAGGTGGAAKSDLVSCMVSDSGGFDDKSFNQLGFEGLTKGAEAAGLATPKTVESAAETDFAPNLTNLADQGCGLIVTVGFLLADATKEAAAANSDIEYAIIDDASIDAPNVKPITFNTSEAAFLAGYAAAAYSKTGTVGTFGGLQIPTVTIFMDGFVDGVKYYNEQKGKDVKAIGWDVASQTGSFTGGFEANPAAKTSAQTLIDQGADVIMPVGGPIFLSAGQAIRDSGDKKVVMVGVDSDAYETAPDLKDLFLTSVLKGIDAGVEDVVKTAAADEFDAKPYVGTLENGGVDIAPFHDYESEVPSDLSGEIETIKAGIIDGSITVESPSSLTK from the coding sequence GTGACCATCACCACCCGAAAGGCCGCCCTCGGCGGTCTCGCCGCCGTCGGCATCACCGCGATCCTCGCGGGCTGCGGCGCCGCCCCCGAGTCGACCGCGGGAGGCACCGGCGGAGCCGCGAAGAGCGACCTCGTCTCCTGCATGGTCTCCGACTCGGGCGGCTTCGACGACAAGTCGTTCAACCAGCTCGGCTTCGAGGGGCTCACCAAGGGCGCCGAGGCCGCGGGCCTCGCGACCCCGAAGACCGTCGAGTCGGCCGCCGAGACCGACTTCGCGCCGAACCTCACGAACCTCGCCGACCAGGGCTGCGGCCTGATCGTCACCGTCGGCTTCCTTCTGGCCGACGCCACCAAGGAGGCGGCCGCGGCCAACTCCGACATCGAGTACGCGATCATCGACGACGCGTCCATCGACGCCCCGAACGTGAAGCCCATCACGTTCAACACGAGCGAGGCCGCGTTCCTCGCCGGCTACGCGGCGGCGGCCTACTCGAAGACCGGCACGGTCGGCACCTTCGGCGGCCTGCAGATCCCGACCGTCACGATCTTCATGGACGGCTTCGTCGACGGCGTGAAGTACTACAACGAGCAGAAGGGCAAGGACGTGAAGGCCATCGGCTGGGACGTCGCGAGCCAGACCGGGTCCTTCACGGGCGGCTTCGAGGCGAACCCCGCCGCGAAGACCAGCGCGCAGACGCTGATCGACCAGGGCGCGGACGTCATCATGCCCGTCGGCGGCCCCATCTTCCTCAGCGCCGGCCAGGCGATCCGCGACTCCGGCGACAAGAAGGTCGTCATGGTGGGCGTCGACTCCGACGCGTACGAGACCGCGCCCGACCTCAAGGACCTCTTCCTCACCTCGGTGCTCAAGGGCATCGACGCGGGCGTCGAGGACGTCGTGAAGACGGCCGCCGCGGACGAGTTCGACGCGAAGCCCTACGTCGGCACGCTGGAGAACGGCGGCGTCGACATCGCCCCGTTCCACGACTACGAGTCCGAGGTCCCGTCGGACCTGTCCGGCGAGATCGAGACGATCAAGGCCGGCATCATCGACGGCTCCATCACCGTCGAGTCGCCCTCGTCGCTGACGAAGTAG
- a CDS encoding ABC transporter ATP-binding protein, with protein sequence MKLELRGITKRFGALVANDHIDLVVQPGEIHCLLGENGAGKSTLMNVLYGLYQAEEGDILLDDEVARFAGPGDAMAAGIGMVHQHFMLIPVFTVAENVMLGHEETKLGGRLDLAGARAKVREISARFGFDVDPDALVDDLPVGVQQRVEIIKALSRDAKVLVFDEPTAVLTPQETDELMVIMKQLRDAGTGIVFITHKLREVREVADRITVIRLGKVVGEAEPTASNAELASLMVGRSVSLTVAKAAATPGDAALVVRDLTVVDAAGQVVVDGVSFEVHAGEILAIAGVQGNGQTELTEAILGLQARVTGTIDLDGTRLTGRSVRRVLDAGVGFVPEDRNEDGLVPEFTIAENLMLDRSDSPPFVVAGSLKLAYLDEFARDRVREFDIRTQGIDTHVGRLSGGNAQKVVLARELSRELRLLVAAQPTRGLDVGSIEFVHTRVVETRDRGLPVIVVSTELDEVAALADRIAVMYRGGIVGIVPGDTPRDVLGLMMAGEVPASVPTPTTAGGRTA encoded by the coding sequence ATGAAGCTCGAACTGCGGGGCATCACCAAGCGCTTCGGCGCCCTGGTCGCCAACGACCACATCGACCTCGTGGTCCAGCCGGGGGAGATCCACTGCCTCCTGGGCGAGAACGGCGCCGGCAAGTCCACGCTGATGAACGTGCTCTACGGCCTGTACCAGGCGGAGGAGGGCGACATCCTCCTCGACGACGAGGTGGCCCGGTTCGCCGGACCCGGCGACGCGATGGCCGCCGGCATCGGCATGGTGCACCAGCACTTCATGCTCATCCCCGTCTTCACGGTCGCGGAGAACGTCATGCTCGGCCACGAGGAGACGAAGCTCGGCGGCCGGCTCGACCTGGCGGGGGCCCGCGCGAAGGTGCGCGAGATCTCCGCCCGCTTCGGCTTCGACGTGGATCCCGACGCTCTGGTCGACGACCTGCCCGTGGGCGTGCAGCAGCGCGTCGAGATCATCAAGGCGCTGTCGCGCGACGCGAAGGTGCTCGTGTTCGACGAGCCGACCGCCGTGCTCACGCCGCAGGAGACCGACGAGCTCATGGTCATCATGAAGCAGCTGCGGGACGCGGGCACGGGCATCGTCTTCATCACCCACAAGCTGCGCGAGGTGCGCGAGGTCGCGGACCGCATCACGGTCATCCGGCTCGGCAAGGTCGTCGGCGAGGCCGAGCCCACCGCCAGCAACGCCGAGCTCGCCTCCCTCATGGTCGGTCGGAGCGTCTCGCTCACGGTCGCGAAGGCCGCGGCGACGCCCGGCGACGCGGCCCTCGTCGTGCGCGACCTCACGGTGGTGGACGCGGCCGGCCAGGTCGTCGTCGACGGCGTGAGCTTCGAGGTGCACGCGGGGGAGATCCTCGCGATCGCCGGCGTGCAGGGCAACGGCCAGACCGAGCTGACCGAGGCGATCCTCGGGCTCCAGGCGCGCGTCACCGGCACCATCGACCTCGACGGCACGCGCCTCACGGGCCGCTCCGTGCGCCGCGTGCTCGACGCGGGCGTGGGCTTCGTGCCCGAGGACCGCAACGAGGACGGCCTCGTCCCCGAGTTCACGATCGCCGAGAACCTCATGCTCGACCGGTCCGACAGCCCGCCGTTCGTGGTGGCCGGATCCCTGAAGCTCGCCTACCTCGACGAGTTCGCGCGCGACCGCGTGCGCGAGTTCGACATCCGCACTCAGGGCATCGACACCCACGTCGGGCGCCTGTCCGGCGGCAACGCGCAGAAGGTCGTGCTCGCGCGCGAGCTCAGCCGCGAGCTGCGGCTCCTCGTCGCCGCGCAGCCCACGCGCGGCCTCGACGTCGGGTCCATCGAGTTCGTGCACACGCGCGTCGTCGAGACCCGCGACCGCGGCCTGCCGGTCATCGTCGTCTCCACGGAGCTCGACGAGGTCGCGGCGCTGGCCGACCGGATCGCCGTGATGTACCGCGGCGGCATCGTCGGCATCGTCCCGGGCGACACCCCGCGCGACGTGCTCGGCCTGATGATGGCCGGCGAGGTCCCCGCATCCGTCCCCACCCCCACGACCGCCGGAGGGCGCACCGCATGA
- a CDS encoding ABC transporter permease, with protein sequence MTDDTTRPEGTGPEDPSAGQLPASGREAGSVGDPTRAEAPAGVTAVDVAAPADGSGRDAEGSRAGQVLREIASGSALLSVLAVVLSLIVGALLIAVTDERVQTAAVYFFQRPTDTLSAAWDAASGAYSALFQGSIYNFRRPGFANGIKPLTETLTFATPLIAAGLGVALAFRVGLFNIGARGQMLIAAACAGWVGFSFDIPPVIHLVLAVGAGILGGALWGGIVGLLKARTGAHEVIVTIMLNYVAFYLLSYLLRTPGLLQAPGSNNPKTPGMKDSAVFPALLGDGYSLHAGFLVVVVATVVVWYLLNRSGLGFRFRAVGENPSAARVAGIDVKNSYLYAMLISGGLAGLAGASQVLGTVTTGFSSGIDAGIGFDAITVALLGRSRPWGVFVAGILFGAFKAGGFSMQAAEGVPIDIVVVVQSLIVLFIAAPPLVRAVFRLPAPGQARRTTRIRKAATAS encoded by the coding sequence ATGACCGACGACACCACTCGTCCCGAGGGCACGGGCCCCGAGGACCCGTCCGCCGGACAGCTGCCCGCGTCCGGTCGCGAGGCCGGATCCGTGGGCGACCCCACGCGCGCGGAGGCGCCCGCGGGCGTGACCGCCGTGGACGTCGCCGCCCCCGCCGACGGCTCCGGCCGCGACGCCGAGGGGTCGCGCGCCGGACAGGTCCTCCGCGAGATCGCGTCGGGCAGCGCGCTGCTGTCCGTCCTCGCGGTCGTGCTGTCGCTCATCGTCGGCGCGCTGCTCATCGCCGTGACCGACGAGCGCGTCCAGACCGCCGCCGTCTACTTCTTCCAGCGCCCCACCGACACGCTGAGCGCGGCGTGGGACGCCGCGTCGGGCGCGTACTCCGCGCTCTTCCAGGGGTCGATCTACAACTTCCGCCGCCCGGGCTTCGCGAACGGCATCAAGCCGCTCACCGAGACGCTCACCTTCGCCACCCCGCTCATCGCGGCCGGCCTCGGCGTCGCGCTCGCGTTCCGCGTGGGCCTGTTCAACATCGGCGCGCGCGGGCAGATGCTCATCGCCGCCGCGTGCGCCGGCTGGGTCGGCTTCAGCTTCGACATTCCGCCCGTGATCCACCTCGTGCTCGCGGTCGGCGCCGGCATCCTCGGCGGTGCGCTCTGGGGCGGGATCGTCGGGCTCCTCAAGGCGCGCACCGGCGCGCACGAGGTGATCGTCACGATCATGCTCAACTACGTCGCGTTCTACCTCCTCTCCTACCTGCTGCGGACCCCGGGCCTGCTGCAGGCGCCCGGGTCCAACAACCCGAAGACCCCGGGCATGAAGGACAGCGCGGTGTTCCCCGCCCTCCTCGGCGACGGCTACTCGCTGCACGCGGGCTTCCTCGTGGTCGTCGTCGCGACCGTGGTGGTCTGGTACCTGCTCAACCGCTCGGGCCTCGGGTTCCGGTTCCGCGCGGTGGGCGAGAACCCCAGCGCGGCACGGGTCGCGGGCATCGACGTGAAGAACTCGTACCTCTACGCCATGCTCATCTCCGGTGGGCTCGCGGGCCTCGCCGGGGCGAGCCAGGTGCTCGGCACCGTCACCACCGGCTTCAGCTCCGGGATCGACGCGGGCATCGGCTTCGACGCCATCACGGTGGCGTTGCTCGGCCGCAGCCGGCCGTGGGGCGTCTTCGTCGCCGGCATCCTGTTCGGCGCGTTCAAGGCCGGCGGGTTCTCGATGCAGGCGGCCGAGGGCGTGCCCATCGACATCGTCGTGGTCGTCCAGTCGCTCATCGTCCTGTTCATCGCGGCGCCCCCGCTCGTGCGGGCGGTCTTCCGCCTCCCCGCGCCGGGTCAGGCGCGCCGCACCACCCGGATCCGGAAGGCGGCGACGGCATCGTGA
- a CDS encoding ABC transporter permease encodes MTATTPAQAPAAHDPQAAALERAVTTSWKAPVAFGVFTVISLVLFVLLGREGSSTFGLSTGTDLIQLAPLVLPTAATGIAVTVALAVMTVVSAVLVRRAAKVQLWFTAVFAILFLVAFLTWASAGQTIPVPGLLVGTVSLSVPLIFGALGGVLSERVGVVNVAIEGQLLAGAFVSAVVASITGQPLIGLASAMVAGMLVSFVLAAFAIKYLVDQVIVGVVLNVLVTGLTSFLFSQVLSADPERLNSPPRFDRIDIPLLGQIPIIGPVLFRQTIIVYLMYVAVFLVWYCLFHTRWGLRLRAVGEHPQAADTVGIKVARTRFWNVSLAGAIAGLGGAFFTLGSVGAFNKEMTAGAGFIALAAVIFGRWDPLRATLAALLFGFASNLQNVLGVIGSPVPSEFMLMLPYVVTIAAVAGLVGQVRGPAAAGKPYVKS; translated from the coding sequence GTGACCGCGACCACCCCCGCGCAGGCGCCCGCCGCGCACGACCCCCAGGCGGCGGCCCTCGAGCGCGCCGTGACGACGAGCTGGAAGGCGCCCGTCGCCTTCGGCGTCTTCACGGTGATCTCGCTCGTCCTCTTCGTGCTCCTCGGCCGCGAGGGCTCGAGCACGTTCGGCCTCTCCACCGGGACCGACCTCATCCAGCTGGCGCCCCTCGTGCTGCCGACCGCCGCGACCGGCATCGCCGTCACGGTGGCGCTGGCCGTGATGACCGTGGTCTCGGCCGTGCTCGTGCGCCGCGCCGCGAAGGTGCAGCTGTGGTTCACGGCCGTCTTCGCGATCCTCTTCCTCGTCGCGTTCCTCACCTGGGCGTCCGCGGGCCAGACGATCCCCGTGCCCGGCCTCCTCGTCGGCACCGTGAGCCTGTCGGTGCCGCTCATCTTCGGCGCGCTCGGCGGCGTGCTCTCGGAGCGCGTCGGCGTCGTGAACGTCGCCATCGAGGGGCAGCTGCTCGCCGGCGCCTTCGTCTCGGCGGTCGTCGCGTCGATCACCGGGCAGCCGCTCATCGGGCTCGCCTCGGCGATGGTCGCCGGCATGCTGGTCTCGTTCGTGCTCGCCGCGTTCGCGATCAAGTACCTCGTCGACCAGGTGATCGTGGGCGTCGTGCTCAACGTGCTCGTCACGGGCCTCACGAGCTTCCTGTTCTCGCAGGTGCTCTCGGCCGACCCCGAGCGGCTCAACTCGCCGCCGCGCTTCGACCGGATCGACATCCCGCTCCTCGGCCAGATCCCGATCATCGGTCCCGTGCTCTTCCGGCAGACGATCATCGTCTACCTCATGTACGTGGCCGTGTTCCTCGTCTGGTACTGCCTCTTCCACACGCGCTGGGGCCTCCGCCTCCGCGCGGTCGGCGAGCACCCGCAGGCCGCCGACACCGTCGGCATCAAAGTCGCGCGCACCCGGTTCTGGAACGTGTCCCTGGCGGGCGCGATCGCGGGTCTCGGCGGCGCGTTCTTCACCCTCGGCTCGGTGGGCGCGTTCAACAAGGAGATGACGGCGGGCGCCGGCTTCATCGCGCTGGCCGCGGTCATCTTCGGCCGGTGGGATCCGCTGCGCGCCACGCTCGCGGCCCTCCTGTTCGGCTTCGCGAGCAACCTGCAGAACGTCCTCGGCGTCATCGGGTCGCCCGTGCCGAGCGAGTTCATGCTGATGCTGCCGTACGTCGTGACCATCGCCGCGGTCGCCGGACTGGTGGGGCAGGTGCGCGGCCCGGCCGCCGCCGGCAAGCCCTACGTGAAGTCGTGA
- a CDS encoding cytidine deaminase — translation MSAGEPVGSGGIDWGSLREAAHEAMGRAYVPYSRFPVGVAAIATDGRVITGCNVENASYGLTLCAECALVSVLHLTGGGQLVAFTCVDGDGNILMPCGRCRQLLFEHAVPGMLLETVSGIRTIDEVLPDAFGPSTLDAYGDRA, via the coding sequence GTGAGCGCCGGGGAGCCCGTGGGGTCGGGCGGCATCGACTGGGGATCGCTCCGCGAGGCGGCGCACGAGGCCATGGGCCGGGCGTACGTCCCGTACTCGCGGTTCCCCGTGGGCGTCGCGGCCATCGCGACCGACGGCCGCGTGATCACCGGCTGCAACGTCGAGAACGCCTCCTACGGCCTCACTCTCTGCGCCGAGTGCGCGCTCGTCTCGGTCCTGCACCTCACCGGCGGCGGCCAGCTCGTGGCCTTCACCTGCGTGGACGGCGACGGCAACATCCTCATGCCGTGCGGACGCTGCCGGCAGCTGCTGTTCGAGCACGCGGTGCCGGGCATGCTGCTGGAGACCGTGTCGGGGATCCGCACCATCGACGAGGTGCTGCCCGACGCCTTCGGGCCGAGCACGCTGGACGCGTACGGGGACCGCGCGTGA
- a CDS encoding thymidine phosphorylase produces the protein MSAAYDVVDLIRTKRDGGRLSTPEIDWLVAAYTDRYVADEQMAALAMAILLRGMDRTEIRDLTLAMIASGETLDFSQLGKPTVDKHSTGGVGDKITLPLMPLVASYGVAVPQLSGRGLGHTGGTLDKLESIPGWRADLSTEEMVQQMKDHGGVVCAAGSGLAPADKRLYALRDTTGTVEAIPLIASSIMSKKIAEGTGALVLDVKFGGGAFMTDIDRSRELARTMVELGTDAGVRTTALLTDMDVPLGLAIGNANEVRESVEVLAGGGPADVVELTVALAREMLAAVGIPDADVQDALRDGRAMDSWRATVRAQGGDPDAALPVARETHVVTAERDGVLVRQDALPFGIAAWRLGAGRARQGDAVQHAAGVDLHVKPGDAVRRGDPLFTLSADEPERFARALESLEGAYRVGDPEEHVARGPLVRERITAEG, from the coding sequence GTGAGCGCCGCGTACGACGTCGTCGACCTGATCCGCACGAAGCGCGACGGCGGCCGGCTCTCGACGCCCGAGATCGACTGGCTCGTGGCGGCGTACACCGACCGCTACGTGGCCGACGAGCAGATGGCCGCGCTCGCGATGGCGATCCTGCTGCGGGGCATGGACCGCACCGAGATCCGCGACCTCACGCTCGCCATGATCGCGAGCGGCGAGACGCTCGACTTCTCGCAGCTCGGCAAGCCCACGGTCGACAAGCACTCCACGGGCGGCGTGGGCGACAAGATCACCCTCCCGCTCATGCCGCTCGTCGCGTCCTACGGCGTCGCGGTGCCGCAGCTCTCGGGCCGCGGCCTCGGCCACACGGGCGGCACGCTCGACAAGCTCGAGTCGATCCCCGGCTGGCGCGCCGACCTCTCCACCGAGGAGATGGTGCAGCAGATGAAGGACCACGGCGGCGTCGTCTGCGCGGCCGGCAGCGGCCTCGCGCCCGCGGACAAGCGGCTCTACGCGTTGCGCGACACCACGGGGACGGTCGAGGCGATCCCGCTCATCGCCTCGAGCATCATGAGCAAGAAGATCGCGGAGGGCACGGGCGCGCTCGTCCTCGACGTGAAGTTCGGCGGCGGCGCCTTCATGACCGACATCGACCGGTCGCGCGAGCTCGCGCGCACCATGGTCGAGCTCGGCACGGACGCGGGGGTGCGGACGACCGCGCTCCTCACCGACATGGACGTGCCGCTCGGCCTCGCCATCGGCAACGCCAACGAGGTGCGCGAGTCCGTGGAGGTGCTCGCGGGCGGCGGTCCCGCCGACGTCGTGGAGCTCACGGTCGCGCTCGCGCGGGAGATGCTCGCGGCGGTCGGGATCCCGGACGCCGACGTCCAGGACGCCCTCCGCGACGGACGCGCCATGGACTCGTGGCGCGCCACCGTGCGGGCGCAGGGCGGGGATCCGGACGCCGCGCTGCCCGTCGCCCGCGAGACCCACGTGGTCACCGCGGAGCGCGACGGCGTGCTCGTGCGGCAGGACGCGCTCCCGTTCGGCATCGCGGCCTGGCGCCTCGGCGCCGGGCGCGCGCGCCAGGGCGACGCCGTGCAGCACGCCGCGGGCGTCGACCTGCACGTCAAGCCGGGGGACGCCGTCCGCCGCGGCGACCCGCTCTTCACGCTGTCCGCCGACGAACCCGAGCGGTTCGCGCGCGCGCTCGAGTCGCTCGAGGGCGCCTACCGCGTCGGCGACCCGGAGGAGCACGTCGCGCGCGGCCCGCTCGTGCGGGAGCGCATCACCGCCGAGGGCTGA